In Nocardia sputorum, a single genomic region encodes these proteins:
- a CDS encoding ABC transporter ATP-binding protein, with the protein MIRILLRVLGYEYARPVRRTVALMTATSIAEGLSYALLAPVLRALFGNTPTDAWPWLIAFAAAIAGYAALRYRSDLSGFLVGTTLLRGVYRRFGDHLARLPLGWFTARRVGEVSVLASQGVLQAMSVIAHLLAPMINAAVTPLTIVAVLLAYDWRMGLAALAAVPVVAAIQIWTGRSMAAADAERTERAEEATGRVIEYLQAQPVLRAGGRTAERFRLLDDSLAGLERASRRAMLSALPGIVGLALTVQAMFTALLALGAYLALGGDVGAAEILTILVLAARCADPLLALSEIAGKLRSARSVLAGLDTLLGTEPLPEPRRPIRPAGHDLAFESVVFRHGGRTVIDEVSLSVPEGRRVAIVGPSGAGKSTLLQLVARFYDVDGGTVRVGGADVRAIGTDVLMERIAIVFQDVYLFDGTIEENVRLGRPGADEADVRAAAHAARLDEVIERLPGGWATNVGEGGALLSGGERQRVSIARALLKNAPIVLLDEVTSALDPVNEAAVHNGIERLMAGRTVVIVAHRLRTVRRADHIVFLDNGRIVEEGSHDELLRHGGRYADFWAMSTATVASE; encoded by the coding sequence ATGATCCGCATCCTGCTGCGCGTGCTGGGATACGAGTACGCCCGGCCCGTACGTCGCACCGTGGCCCTGATGACGGCCACCTCGATCGCCGAAGGTCTGTCCTACGCGCTCCTGGCCCCGGTGCTGCGGGCGCTGTTCGGGAACACGCCCACCGACGCGTGGCCCTGGCTGATCGCGTTCGCAGCGGCGATCGCGGGTTACGCGGCGCTGCGCTATCGCAGCGATCTGTCCGGATTCCTCGTGGGAACCACGCTCTTGCGCGGGGTCTATCGCCGCTTCGGCGATCACCTGGCCCGACTGCCGCTCGGCTGGTTCACCGCGCGCCGCGTCGGAGAGGTGTCGGTGCTGGCGAGCCAGGGTGTGCTGCAGGCGATGAGCGTGATCGCGCATCTGCTGGCACCGATGATCAACGCCGCGGTGACTCCGCTGACGATCGTCGCCGTGCTGCTCGCCTACGACTGGCGCATGGGGCTGGCCGCGCTGGCCGCCGTACCGGTCGTGGCGGCGATCCAGATCTGGACCGGACGGTCGATGGCCGCCGCCGACGCCGAACGCACCGAACGCGCCGAGGAAGCCACGGGCCGCGTCATCGAATATCTGCAGGCGCAGCCGGTGCTGCGGGCAGGCGGCCGGACCGCCGAACGATTCCGCTTGCTCGACGACTCGTTGGCGGGACTCGAACGCGCCTCCCGCCGCGCGATGCTGTCGGCGCTGCCCGGCATCGTGGGCCTGGCGCTCACGGTCCAGGCGATGTTCACCGCGCTGCTGGCCCTGGGCGCTTACCTGGCGCTCGGCGGCGACGTCGGTGCGGCGGAGATCCTGACCATCCTGGTGCTCGCCGCCCGCTGCGCGGACCCGCTGCTGGCACTGTCGGAAATCGCGGGCAAACTCCGCAGCGCCCGTTCCGTGCTTGCCGGTCTGGACACTCTTTTGGGCACCGAGCCGCTGCCGGAACCCCGCCGGCCCATCCGGCCGGCCGGACACGACCTGGCGTTCGAGTCCGTCGTCTTCCGGCACGGCGGCCGTACCGTGATCGACGAGGTGTCGCTGTCGGTGCCCGAGGGACGGCGGGTCGCCATCGTCGGACCGTCCGGCGCGGGCAAGAGCACACTGCTGCAGTTGGTCGCCCGGTTCTACGACGTGGACGGCGGCACCGTGCGGGTGGGCGGGGCCGACGTGCGCGCGATCGGCACCGACGTGTTGATGGAGCGGATCGCCATCGTCTTCCAGGACGTCTACCTCTTCGACGGGACCATCGAGGAGAACGTGCGCCTCGGCCGTCCCGGCGCCGACGAAGCCGACGTGCGGGCCGCGGCGCACGCGGCCCGGCTGGACGAGGTGATCGAGCGGCTGCCCGGCGGCTGGGCGACGAATGTCGGCGAGGGCGGCGCGCTGCTGTCCGGTGGTGAGCGCCAGCGCGTCTCGATCGCGCGAGCGCTGCTGAAGAACGCGCCCATCGTGCTGCTGGACGAGGTCACCTCCGCGCTGGATCCGGTGAACGAGGCGGCCGTGCACAACGGCATCGAGCGGCTGATGGCGGGACGCACGGTGGTGATCGTCGCGCACCGCCTGCGGACCGTTCGCCGGGCCGATCACATCGTCTTCCTGGACAACGGCCGGATCGTCGAAGAGGGCAGCCACGACGAGTTGCTGCGCCACGGTGGCCGTTACGCCGACTTCTGGGCGATGTCCACGGCGACGGTGGCGAGCGAATGA
- a CDS encoding alpha/beta hydrolase has protein sequence MILDPELEAAVPFFPPADLSDPGTARAHLAALAAAIPAPATAHLDIENRTVPGVVEVPVRIYRPREARGAIIWLHGGGFVMGDLDTEHPWAALLAGNSGATVISVGYRLAPEHPFPAAHDDVYAVLTWTAEHAAELGIDPARIAIGGHSAGAGLATAVALRARDEQGPPIRFQLLNQPVLDDRQQAWSARTFTDTPFLTRAKVAQMWQHYLGVTPATPYAAPARATDLSGLPPAYIATAEFCPNRDDDIDYALRLLRAGVPVELHQWPGTFHGSQAVMSADVSQRQSAELAAALRRALTAEASAASKTTVSQGI, from the coding sequence ATGATCCTGGATCCCGAACTCGAAGCAGCTGTTCCCTTCTTCCCCCCGGCCGACCTGTCCGACCCCGGCACGGCCCGGGCGCACCTCGCCGCGCTGGCCGCCGCGATCCCGGCGCCGGCCACCGCGCACCTGGACATCGAGAACCGCACGGTGCCAGGCGTTGTCGAGGTGCCGGTACGAATCTATCGGCCCCGCGAGGCGCGGGGCGCGATCATCTGGCTGCACGGCGGCGGATTCGTCATGGGTGATCTGGACACCGAACATCCGTGGGCCGCGCTGCTCGCCGGCAATTCCGGCGCGACGGTGATCTCGGTGGGCTACCGCTTGGCCCCCGAACATCCGTTCCCCGCCGCCCACGACGACGTCTACGCGGTGCTGACCTGGACCGCCGAGCACGCGGCCGAGCTGGGCATCGACCCGGCGCGGATCGCGATCGGCGGCCACAGCGCCGGCGCGGGCCTCGCGACCGCGGTCGCCTTGCGCGCGCGGGACGAGCAAGGACCGCCGATCCGTTTCCAACTGCTCAATCAGCCCGTCCTCGACGACCGGCAGCAGGCCTGGTCGGCGCGCACCTTCACCGACACGCCCTTCCTGACTCGGGCGAAGGTCGCCCAGATGTGGCAGCACTACCTGGGCGTCACGCCCGCGACGCCGTACGCCGCGCCCGCGCGGGCCACCGACCTGTCCGGGCTGCCGCCCGCCTACATCGCCACCGCCGAGTTCTGCCCGAACCGCGACGACGACATCGACTACGCGCTGCGCCTGCTGCGAGCGGGCGTGCCGGTCGAACTGCACCAGTGGCCGGGCACCTTCCACGGGTCACAGGCGGTCATGTCCGCCGACGTGTCCCAGCGTCAGAGCGCCGAACTCGCCGCCGCCCTGCGCCGCGCCCTGACTGCGGAGGCGTCGGCGGCCTCCAAGACCACAGTCTCCCAAGGTATTTGA
- a CDS encoding BTAD domain-containing putative transcriptional regulator — translation MTLVRGRSGDDPPAIAVLGPLEVRGPDGARITIPARKHADLLVILAAERTARSARYLCELLWRGRPPESALVTLQGYVSRLRRALRPLPEVRIETGPNGYVLRCGGSGTDLDLLDVLSRDARAAHADGDVARAVDLLERALRLWRGDALPDVGDIAELAPERARLDELRSELVELCAEGLIVLGRARHAVTLLTDERERHPHREGTARLLALALRDCGRVSEALDVLTRLRRALRDEFGLDPAPGTARVENEIRNPPQPPSPGRSALVGRDDVAAVPDRARDRSQRGLVVVTVRGAPGIGKTAVVEDSVRRHGDAAFFTAGSSGGGSSALATLTPWLDQAALAGRTVPGIPTPRALATLFAEVVRETGRMVAVIDDVQWADPDSVRMIAAALRVLRAHPVLLLLTMRPEPLPPEVDAAVRLLRDAGSAVAVHLSPLSDAAVAELVRADAGSSAPEAQAQIVALSGGSPFVAAQLCDLVRAGRPLDVGGAATEITAVKLGGVSPSARALAEVLAVIGPHAPVGLVAAADGAPGFDDRIGELVAARVVSVEDGVVAFGHELVRAAVLATIGAIRTALLHNQIADASADLQPGALVAQAVHRSAAALDSLDPAAANACAAAARDALRRDAATECAELAARGLRHTDPGDARAAIEFDWLAGQAHNRLGRYDAAAACFDRAGRRCGERGDWAGLARTALLAAPRGVAGYFSGYGVVQTGSPGLRAQALAHRLDLDADLVAEVEAIEAADRAIHGLAGDLDALAEARARSAPGSRSWPQVLLAEFVCTWDPATVADRRKIAEELEELAGHDRAARATAVHLRRVCALEAGDLRLVRRLSAEFARLATDGGTDLAATQLWWQVMLAVLRGDYQRSQALMTRFAADLEAVDDQARLLAEASLLTSSSIELWHRGRLGEALAEADRMAEDFDEDFALVVAMAAAELGDHARAMSSIESIVALPGRWHGPRVVVRVPLLLEALLAVGQAAPRQRDRVVELTAGLEPLTQGWGETLLVQWPGLVCLGPSGLYRGTARGILGLPGARDEVVAARDRARALGARPYESRAEDRLTKWPFA, via the coding sequence GTGACGCTGGTGCGCGGCCGGTCCGGCGACGACCCGCCCGCCATCGCGGTGCTCGGGCCGCTGGAGGTGCGCGGCCCGGACGGCGCCCGCATCACCATCCCGGCGCGCAAACACGCCGATCTCCTGGTCATCCTGGCGGCCGAGCGCACCGCTCGCAGCGCACGGTATCTGTGCGAATTGTTGTGGCGCGGCAGGCCGCCCGAGAGCGCCCTGGTCACCCTCCAGGGCTATGTGTCGCGGTTGCGCAGGGCGTTGCGGCCCCTCCCCGAAGTGCGGATCGAGACGGGCCCGAACGGCTACGTGCTGCGGTGCGGCGGCTCGGGCACCGACCTCGACCTGCTCGACGTGCTGTCCAGGGACGCCCGCGCGGCGCACGCCGACGGTGACGTCGCACGCGCCGTCGATCTGCTCGAACGCGCGCTGCGACTGTGGCGCGGCGACGCGCTGCCGGACGTCGGCGACATCGCCGAACTCGCGCCCGAGCGGGCGCGTCTGGACGAGCTGCGGTCGGAACTGGTCGAACTGTGCGCGGAGGGCTTGATCGTGCTGGGCCGGGCCCGGCACGCGGTCACCCTGCTCACCGACGAACGCGAGCGGCATCCGCACCGGGAAGGCACGGCGCGGTTGCTGGCGCTGGCGCTGCGCGACTGCGGACGGGTCTCCGAGGCGCTCGACGTGCTCACCCGGCTGCGACGTGCGCTGCGCGACGAGTTCGGCCTCGATCCCGCGCCCGGCACCGCCCGGGTCGAGAACGAGATCCGCAATCCGCCGCAGCCGCCGTCGCCCGGACGGTCGGCCCTCGTCGGGCGCGACGACGTCGCCGCCGTTCCCGACCGCGCCCGTGACCGGTCGCAGCGAGGGCTGGTCGTCGTGACCGTGCGCGGCGCGCCCGGCATCGGCAAGACGGCCGTCGTCGAGGACAGCGTGCGACGCCACGGCGACGCGGCCTTCTTCACCGCGGGCAGCAGCGGCGGGGGTTCTTCGGCCTTGGCGACGTTGACGCCGTGGCTGGATCAGGCAGCGCTGGCCGGGCGCACCGTTCCCGGGATCCCGACGCCGCGCGCCCTCGCCACGCTGTTCGCGGAAGTGGTGCGGGAGACCGGCCGGATGGTCGCGGTCATCGACGACGTGCAGTGGGCCGACCCCGACTCGGTGCGAATGATCGCGGCGGCCCTGCGCGTGCTGCGCGCCCATCCCGTCCTGCTGCTGCTCACCATGCGGCCCGAGCCCCTCCCGCCCGAGGTGGACGCCGCGGTGCGGCTGCTTCGGGACGCGGGTTCGGCCGTCGCGGTGCACCTTTCGCCGCTGTCCGATGCGGCCGTGGCGGAGCTGGTGCGCGCGGATGCGGGCTCGTCGGCTCCCGAGGCGCAAGCCCAGATCGTCGCGTTGAGCGGCGGCAGCCCCTTCGTCGCGGCGCAACTGTGCGATCTCGTGCGGGCCGGACGTCCGCTGGACGTCGGGGGCGCGGCCACCGAGATCACGGCGGTGAAGTTGGGCGGCGTTTCGCCGTCGGCGCGAGCGCTCGCCGAGGTGCTGGCCGTCATCGGCCCGCACGCTCCGGTGGGATTGGTCGCCGCCGCCGACGGCGCGCCCGGGTTCGACGACCGGATCGGCGAACTCGTCGCCGCGCGGGTGGTCTCGGTCGAGGACGGTGTCGTCGCCTTCGGACACGAACTCGTACGCGCCGCCGTACTGGCCACCATCGGCGCCATACGAACGGCCCTGCTGCACAACCAGATCGCGGACGCTTCGGCCGACCTGCAACCCGGCGCACTGGTGGCGCAGGCAGTGCATCGCAGTGCGGCCGCGCTCGATTCGCTGGATCCCGCCGCCGCGAACGCCTGTGCTGCCGCGGCGCGGGACGCGCTGCGGCGCGACGCGGCCACCGAATGCGCCGAACTCGCCGCGCGCGGGCTGCGGCACACGGACCCCGGTGACGCGCGGGCGGCGATCGAGTTCGATTGGCTCGCCGGACAAGCGCACAACCGTCTCGGCCGATACGACGCTGCCGCCGCGTGTTTCGACCGCGCGGGGCGGCGCTGCGGTGAACGCGGTGACTGGGCCGGGCTGGCGCGGACCGCGCTGCTGGCCGCACCGCGCGGCGTAGCCGGGTATTTCTCCGGATACGGTGTGGTGCAAACGGGTTCGCCGGGATTACGGGCGCAGGCGCTGGCGCACCGCCTCGATCTCGACGCCGACCTGGTGGCCGAGGTGGAGGCCATCGAGGCCGCCGATCGCGCCATCCACGGCCTCGCGGGCGATCTCGACGCCTTGGCCGAAGCGCGGGCGCGGAGCGCACCGGGCAGCCGGTCGTGGCCGCAGGTGCTGCTGGCCGAGTTCGTCTGCACCTGGGATCCGGCGACCGTCGCCGACCGGCGCAAGATCGCCGAGGAACTAGAGGAACTCGCCGGACACGATCGCGCTGCCCGGGCGACAGCGGTCCATCTGCGCCGGGTCTGCGCGTTGGAGGCGGGCGACCTGCGGTTGGTGCGCCGGTTGTCGGCCGAATTCGCCCGGCTCGCCACCGACGGCGGCACCGACCTCGCGGCCACCCAGCTCTGGTGGCAGGTGATGCTCGCGGTGCTGCGTGGCGATTACCAGCGGTCCCAGGCGCTGATGACGCGCTTCGCCGCCGATCTGGAAGCGGTCGACGATCAGGCCCGGTTGCTCGCCGAGGCCTCGCTGCTGACCAGTAGTTCGATCGAGCTGTGGCACCGCGGACGGCTCGGCGAGGCACTGGCCGAGGCGGACCGCATGGCCGAGGACTTCGACGAGGATTTCGCGCTCGTGGTCGCGATGGCCGCAGCGGAGCTCGGGGACCACGCCCGGGCGATGTCGTCGATCGAGTCGATCGTCGCGCTGCCGGGGAGATGGCATGGTCCGCGCGTCGTCGTGCGGGTGCCGCTGCTGCTCGAGGCGCTGCTCGCGGTGGGTCAGGCGGCGCCGCGGCAGCGTGACCGGGTAGTGGAGCTCACCGCCGGACTCGAACCACTGACCCAGGGCTGGGGCGAGACGCTGCTCGTGCAATGGCCGGGCCTGGTGTGCCTCGGGCCGTCCGGCCTCTACCGCGGCACCGCACGCGGAATCCTCGGTCTCCCCGGCGCGCGCGACGAGGTGGTGGCGGCGCGCGACCGTGCGCGTGCGCTGGGCGCACGGCCGTACGAGTCACGGGCAGAGGACCGGCTGACCAAGTGGCCGTTCGCTTGA
- a CDS encoding ABC transporter ATP-binding protein, translating to MTIIELADASKQTTPPAPDVDSPAEPSTATLLRPYAGGFAAVVVLQIVGAVAGLAPLLAVVELGRILLSPNAIDHDHVRMIVLAGAAGLFVRLLCTAASSGIGHLLDGRVQLSFRRQLAARLGRVPIGWFSRRGSGELAKIVGEDVDAVHPLIAHAPGELVAAFVVPLVSLIYLFTVDWRLTLITLVPVVLAVALVPLMMTPTRLREQKEFDAGMGRIASATVEFVQGISVVKAFGSGERAHRRFRTATDDFADSFLRMVHGLAGIGAAMQVVLSPPFVLLVVLLGGAVLIPSGSLAPADLLPFLLLGLGLTAPVAALGHGFDDLQAARRAVGRIRDVLAVPSLPEPAHPTAPRGHRVELRDVRFGYEAEHEVLRGIDLVLEPGTVTAIVGPSGSGKSTLVQLLPRFYDPTHGSVRLGGVDLRALGSRELYRKVSFVFQDVRLLRASVADNIALAVPRADRDAVVRAARLANIHDRILELPRGYETVIGADAGLSGGEAQRIALARALLADAPVLVLDEATAFADPQTERAVRRALTTLKGDRTILVIAHRLETIADADAVVLLENGQIVERGNPAELVARGGKFADFWRSQRSARTDDIETLGGVLRREIGAWGGRRNATTPRPADVADQASRGGESR from the coding sequence ATGACCATCATCGAACTCGCCGACGCGAGCAAGCAGACCACCCCACCCGCGCCGGACGTCGATTCCCCGGCGGAGCCGAGCACGGCGACCTTGCTGCGCCCCTACGCGGGCGGTTTCGCCGCCGTCGTCGTCCTGCAGATCGTCGGCGCGGTCGCGGGCCTGGCGCCCTTGCTCGCGGTTGTCGAGCTGGGACGGATTCTTCTGTCGCCTAACGCTATCGATCACGATCATGTCCGGATGATCGTGCTCGCGGGCGCGGCCGGACTGTTCGTCCGGCTGCTGTGCACGGCCGCGTCGTCCGGCATCGGGCATCTGCTCGACGGCCGGGTGCAACTGTCGTTCCGCAGGCAACTGGCCGCCCGCCTGGGGCGGGTGCCGATCGGCTGGTTCTCCCGGCGCGGCAGCGGCGAGCTGGCGAAGATCGTCGGCGAGGACGTCGATGCCGTGCATCCGCTCATCGCCCACGCCCCGGGCGAGCTCGTCGCCGCATTCGTGGTGCCGCTGGTGTCGCTGATCTATCTGTTCACCGTCGACTGGCGGCTCACCCTGATCACGCTGGTACCGGTCGTGCTGGCGGTGGCGCTCGTACCCCTCATGATGACCCCCACCCGGTTGCGTGAGCAGAAGGAATTCGACGCGGGAATGGGCCGGATCGCGAGCGCGACCGTCGAGTTCGTCCAGGGCATCTCGGTGGTCAAGGCGTTCGGCTCCGGCGAGCGCGCCCACCGCAGGTTCCGCACCGCCACCGACGATTTCGCGGACTCCTTCCTGCGCATGGTGCACGGACTGGCCGGGATCGGCGCGGCGATGCAGGTGGTGCTGTCGCCGCCGTTCGTGCTGCTGGTCGTGCTGCTCGGCGGAGCGGTGCTGATCCCGAGCGGTTCGCTCGCCCCGGCGGATCTGCTGCCGTTTCTGCTGCTGGGACTCGGCCTGACCGCTCCGGTCGCCGCGCTCGGCCACGGCTTCGACGATCTGCAGGCCGCGCGGCGCGCGGTCGGCCGGATCCGGGACGTGCTCGCGGTGCCGTCGCTGCCGGAGCCCGCGCACCCGACAGCGCCGCGCGGGCACCGGGTGGAACTGCGTGACGTCCGGTTCGGTTACGAAGCCGAGCACGAGGTGCTGCGCGGGATCGACCTGGTACTCGAGCCGGGGACGGTCACCGCGATCGTCGGGCCGTCGGGAAGCGGGAAATCCACACTGGTGCAGCTGTTGCCCCGGTTCTACGACCCCACCCACGGATCGGTCCGGCTGGGCGGCGTCGATCTGCGCGCACTCGGCAGCCGGGAGCTCTACCGGAAGGTTTCCTTCGTCTTCCAGGACGTACGGCTGCTGCGCGCCTCGGTCGCGGACAACATCGCGTTGGCGGTACCGCGGGCCGACCGCGACGCCGTGGTCCGGGCAGCGCGGCTGGCGAACATCCATGATCGGATCCTCGAGCTGCCGCGCGGCTACGAGACGGTCATCGGCGCCGATGCCGGATTGTCCGGTGGTGAGGCGCAGCGGATCGCGCTCGCACGCGCGCTGCTGGCCGACGCGCCCGTTCTCGTGCTCGACGAGGCGACCGCCTTCGCCGATCCGCAGACCGAGCGCGCGGTGCGCCGAGCCCTGACGACACTGAAGGGCGATCGGACGATCCTGGTCATCGCGCATCGGCTCGAGACGATCGCCGACGCCGACGCCGTCGTGCTGCTGGAGAACGGCCAGATCGTCGAACGCGGCAACCCCGCCGAATTGGTGGCGCGGGGAGGGAAGTTCGCCGACTTCTGGCGGTCGCAGCGATCCGCCCGAACCGATGACATCGAAACCCTCGGCGGCGTGCTGCGGCGCGAGATCGGAGCGTGGGGCGGCCGCCGGAACGCGACCACCCCGCGGCCCGCCGACGTCGCCGACCAGGCATCGCGAGGAGGCGAGTCCCGATGA